A single Ochrobactrum sp. BTU1 DNA region contains:
- the mnhG gene encoding monovalent cation/H(+) antiporter subunit G — protein sequence MIGAADLPVWAAIIISFFLVAGSFLTLVGCIGLVRFKSFYERIHAPTIGSSFGAGGILIASIMFFSILQSRPILHEVLITVFVVITTPVTLMLLSRAVIHRDQTHDSKELPSSSDQK from the coding sequence ATGATCGGAGCCGCTGATCTGCCCGTCTGGGCTGCAATCATTATTTCATTTTTTCTTGTCGCTGGTTCTTTCCTGACACTCGTCGGATGTATTGGTCTTGTTCGTTTTAAGAGTTTTTATGAACGCATTCATGCGCCAACAATCGGTTCCTCGTTCGGTGCAGGCGGAATCTTGATTGCTTCGATCATGTTTTTCTCCATCTTGCAATCCAGACCGATTCTGCATGAAGTGTTGATTACCGTCTTTGTGGTCATCACAACGCCGGTAACGCTCATGTTGCTCAGCCGCGCGGTGATTCATCGGGACCAAACGCACGACAGCAAAGAGCTCCCTTCATCTTCCGACCAGAAGTGA
- a CDS encoding K+/H+ antiporter subunit F: protein MSAVILFWSLLAAQVMLIGAMGCAVYRLLIGPRAQDRVLATDALYLNALLLLLTFGMRTGSVIYFEAALIISLLGFVATVALAKFLMRGEVIE, encoded by the coding sequence ATGAGCGCAGTAATTCTTTTCTGGTCGCTGCTCGCAGCACAAGTGATGTTGATTGGAGCAATGGGCTGTGCTGTCTACCGCCTGCTTATAGGTCCGCGTGCGCAGGACCGCGTGCTTGCTACCGACGCGCTTTATCTCAATGCTCTTCTTCTTCTGCTCACATTTGGTATGCGGACTGGCAGCGTTATCTATTTTGAAGCCGCGCTGATTATTTCGCTACTCGGATTTGTTGCAACGGTCGCTCTTGCCAAATTCCTGATGCGCGGGGAGGTGATCGAATGA
- a CDS encoding Na+/H+ antiporter subunit E — protein MRKILPFPLLFVSLILFWLLLNGFTRAQLILGVLVALLSCHAMTALQPQKNHLRSIPTMIWLFGAVSLDILTSNLAVVKLILSPRKERHPGFVVIPLDLENRTALAVLACIITTTPGTAWVDYNVARKALTIHVLDLEDAKAWRTTIKQRYERPLIRVFGARDVVKEEQSA, from the coding sequence ATGAGAAAAATTCTACCTTTCCCGCTGCTTTTCGTTTCACTGATCCTCTTTTGGCTTCTGTTGAACGGGTTTACACGCGCGCAGCTAATTCTTGGCGTCTTAGTTGCTCTTCTTTCCTGTCATGCCATGACAGCACTTCAGCCACAGAAGAACCACTTGCGGTCCATACCAACCATGATCTGGCTGTTTGGTGCTGTCAGCCTCGATATTCTCACATCGAACCTTGCCGTAGTGAAACTGATCTTGTCACCACGAAAGGAGCGTCATCCAGGCTTCGTTGTAATTCCGCTCGATCTGGAGAACAGAACTGCGCTTGCAGTGCTTGCATGCATTATCACGACCACGCCTGGCACTGCTTGGGTCGATTACAACGTCGCACGTAAAGCTTTGACGATTCATGTTTTGGATCTGGAAGATGCAAAGGCTTGGCGAACAACGATCAAGCAACGTTATGAGCGGCCACTTATTCGCGTATTCGGAGCAAGAGACGTCGTAAAAGAGGAGCAATCAGCATGA
- a CDS encoding monovalent cation/H+ antiporter subunit D — MDWKSHLIVAPILLPLVTAALLLMFDERKRKLKMAINSISIIGLIAIAITLLGVASDKAPAADVYLIGNWPAPFGIVLVLDRLAALMLVLTSVLAMAALSFALAHWYKASPNFHTIFQLLLMGLNGAFLTGDLFNLFVFFEVMLAASYGLALHGSGPARVKAGMHYIAVNLVASSLFLIGVSLIYGVTGTLNMADLAQKVAQVTPEDRMLLEAGAAILAVAFLVKAGMWPLNFWLVPAYTAAAAPIAAIFAIMSKVGIYVLLRLSPLMFGIGAGDSYGFGSDWLYYGGMITLAFGLIGVVASQAMGRLASYSILVSSGTLLAAIGSGNTAMTGAALFYMVSSTLTIAAFFLLIELVERGQDAAANVLAVTMEAYGDDEEEDDEEEVGVVLPATLAILGTCFAIVAILLIGLPPFSGFIAKFLILAAVFNGDGTAPTLAMPVSPASWALIALILLSGLSALIAMTRTGIRTFWASLEGNVPRVLVREVVPIAGLLAACLALTIAAGPAMQYMDAAARSLHSPKDYIDSVLNAPRVGREKVEVK; from the coding sequence ATGGATTGGAAATCACACCTCATCGTCGCTCCCATTCTCCTGCCACTGGTAACGGCCGCATTGCTGCTGATGTTCGACGAACGCAAGCGCAAGCTGAAGATGGCCATCAACTCGATCTCAATAATAGGTCTGATTGCCATCGCTATCACATTGCTGGGCGTTGCAAGCGATAAAGCGCCGGCAGCCGATGTTTATCTGATCGGTAACTGGCCAGCTCCATTTGGCATTGTACTCGTTCTTGACAGGCTTGCTGCGCTGATGCTGGTGTTGACAAGTGTGCTTGCCATGGCCGCACTCAGTTTTGCACTAGCGCATTGGTACAAGGCCAGTCCGAATTTCCATACGATTTTCCAGCTATTGCTGATGGGTCTGAACGGCGCCTTCCTGACAGGCGATCTATTCAACCTGTTCGTCTTCTTCGAAGTCATGCTGGCAGCGTCCTATGGGTTGGCGTTGCATGGCTCCGGTCCTGCACGCGTGAAAGCCGGTATGCATTATATTGCCGTCAATCTGGTTGCATCGTCATTGTTCCTGATCGGCGTCAGTCTGATTTATGGTGTCACCGGAACGCTGAATATGGCCGACCTTGCGCAGAAGGTTGCACAGGTTACGCCAGAAGATCGTATGCTGTTGGAGGCAGGCGCTGCCATCCTTGCCGTTGCCTTCCTGGTGAAGGCGGGTATGTGGCCACTCAATTTCTGGCTTGTCCCCGCATACACGGCTGCGGCTGCTCCAATCGCTGCTATTTTTGCCATTATGAGTAAGGTGGGCATTTATGTCCTACTGCGTCTTTCGCCGCTCATGTTCGGTATCGGAGCAGGGGACTCATACGGTTTCGGCAGTGACTGGCTTTATTACGGCGGCATGATCACACTGGCCTTTGGTCTGATCGGCGTTGTAGCTTCGCAGGCCATGGGACGTCTTGCAAGCTATAGCATTCTGGTCTCTTCAGGGACGCTGCTGGCAGCTATTGGCAGCGGCAATACCGCTATGACCGGCGCTGCACTCTTTTACATGGTCAGCTCAACATTGACGATTGCAGCATTCTTCCTGCTGATCGAACTGGTCGAACGCGGACAGGATGCGGCTGCCAACGTTCTCGCTGTTACTATGGAAGCCTATGGCGACGATGAAGAAGAGGACGATGAAGAGGAAGTTGGCGTGGTCCTGCCTGCAACGCTTGCTATCCTCGGAACTTGTTTTGCCATCGTGGCAATTCTGCTGATCGGCCTGCCGCCATTCTCTGGTTTTATTGCCAAGTTCCTCATACTCGCAGCCGTGTTCAACGGCGACGGAACAGCCCCAACACTGGCAATGCCTGTCAGCCCGGCAAGCTGGGCGCTAATCGCGCTTATTCTTCTATCTGGTCTGTCGGCTTTGATTGCGATGACCCGTACCGGCATACGCACCTTCTGGGCGTCACTTGAGGGTAATGTCCCGCGCGTTCTCGTTCGCGAAGTTGTGCCAATAGCAGGTCTTCTGGCCGCGTGTTTAGCGCTCACAATCGCAGCTGGCCCAGCCATGCAATATATGGATGCAGCCGCCCGATCGTTGCATAGTCCAAAGGATTATATCGATAGCGTCCTGAATGCACCTCGTGTGGGCCGTGAGAAAGTGGAGGTAAAATGA
- a CDS encoding Na+/H+ antiporter subunit C, protein MELVLAIAIGVLMSSGVWLILRPRTFQVAIGLALVSYAVNLFIFSMGRLRTNAPPVLDSGINVQAAQYTDPVPQALVLTAIVIGFAMTALFLVVLLASRGMTRTDHVDGKEN, encoded by the coding sequence ATGGAACTTGTTCTCGCTATAGCAATCGGCGTTCTTATGTCCTCAGGCGTTTGGCTTATTCTGCGTCCACGTACATTCCAGGTGGCCATAGGTCTGGCGCTCGTATCCTATGCGGTCAATCTTTTCATCTTTTCGATGGGCCGCTTACGGACCAATGCGCCACCAGTGCTTGACTCCGGTATCAATGTTCAGGCAGCTCAATATACAGACCCGGTGCCACAAGCACTGGTGTTGACTGCTATCGTAATCGGCTTTGCAATGACCGCACTTTTCCTTGTCGTTTTGCTCGCATCGCGCGGAATGACACGTACCGACCATGTCGACGGCAAGGAGAATTGA
- a CDS encoding monovalent cation/H+ antiporter subunit A: MTMDGRMLFLLVLLPFLGSAITGLFRGVDRTGSAWFTAAIAMVAFVITASLYPIVSDGGVIRGTIEWLPAYGLNITLRMDGFAWLFAMLITGIGLLVVIYARYYMSPEDPVPRFFSFLLSFMGAMLGVVLSGNIILLAVFWELTSIFSFLLIGYWYQNASARDGARMALTVTGIGGFCLLAGVLLLGHIVGSYDLDKVLEAGNVVRTHPLYVVALVLILLAAFTKSAQFPFHFWLPNAMAAPTPVSAYLHSATMVKAGVFLLARLWPVFAGTEEWFWILGLAGLTTLLIASFFAVFQQDLKGLLAYSTISNLGLITALLSLGSPLAAVAAIFHMVNHAIFKASLFMAAGIIDHETGTRDMRKLSGLARAMPYTATLAMVASASMAGVPLLNGFISKEMFFAEAVETHMASWLDTITPYVATVAGIFTVAYSIRFIYSTFFGPPPHDLPKEPHEPPHWMRRPIELLVLLCLLIGIIPALSIGPFLHSAVLSVLGDATPQYSLSVWHGFNLPLMMSFVAMIGGIIVFWALKNYLATSEDGPPLFRHLQGQRIFERVLVTLSWNWARKAESFFSTRRLQPQLRIVVAVALVAAAWPILEDGIHSGMLGTQPVDPIFAGLWILGGACAIGAAYQAKYHRLAALILLGGAGLITCITFVWLSAPDLAVTQLLVEIVTTVLLLLGLRWLPKRWEDPDPIPVKFGPRLRRYRDFALAIGSGVGVFIISYAMMTRPSPLSIGDYFLQNAYSGGGGKNVVNVTLVDFRAFDTFGEIAVLGIVGLTIFALLRRFRPAPDSTGSTAQQKIQDAYDEAMEDREKGETLTDYLAVPSVIMQWLFPVIIVLAVHLIMRGHDLPGGGFAAGITLAIAFILQYLAAGTRWVEDHLRILPVRWIGMGLLVSAATGAGAWIFGYPFLTSYFQYADIPNIGKMPIASALLFDIGVFALVVGATVLMLIALAHQSIRKHRVEKLAAAKEEN, from the coding sequence ATGACGATGGACGGCAGAATGCTTTTTTTGCTAGTCCTTCTTCCCTTTCTTGGCAGCGCTATAACAGGTCTATTCAGAGGCGTTGATCGTACAGGATCAGCTTGGTTCACCGCAGCGATCGCGATGGTTGCATTCGTCATAACGGCGAGCCTTTATCCTATCGTTTCAGATGGAGGGGTCATTCGAGGCACGATCGAGTGGCTTCCTGCTTACGGCCTCAACATCACGTTGCGAATGGATGGATTTGCATGGCTCTTTGCCATGTTGATTACCGGCATTGGCTTGCTTGTCGTCATTTACGCACGCTATTATATGTCGCCGGAAGACCCGGTCCCGCGTTTCTTTTCTTTCCTGCTATCCTTTATGGGCGCGATGCTCGGCGTGGTGCTTTCGGGTAATATCATTCTTCTCGCAGTCTTCTGGGAACTGACAAGTATTTTCTCATTCCTGCTCATCGGCTACTGGTATCAGAATGCCAGTGCCCGCGATGGTGCACGTATGGCACTCACCGTTACAGGGATCGGCGGCTTCTGTCTGCTCGCAGGCGTGCTGCTGTTAGGTCATATCGTTGGAAGCTACGATCTAGACAAGGTTCTTGAAGCCGGAAATGTTGTTCGCACGCACCCGCTTTATGTGGTTGCACTTGTTCTCATACTCCTGGCCGCATTCACAAAAAGCGCGCAGTTCCCGTTCCATTTCTGGCTGCCAAATGCGATGGCCGCCCCAACGCCAGTTTCGGCCTATCTGCATTCCGCGACAATGGTGAAAGCAGGTGTATTCCTGCTTGCGCGTTTGTGGCCGGTTTTTGCTGGCACTGAAGAATGGTTTTGGATTCTGGGTCTAGCGGGCTTGACCACGTTGTTGATCGCGAGCTTCTTCGCTGTATTTCAGCAGGATCTCAAAGGTTTGCTTGCCTATTCGACCATCAGCAATCTTGGTCTCATTACAGCGCTTTTGAGCCTTGGTAGTCCGCTTGCTGCTGTGGCTGCAATCTTCCACATGGTCAACCATGCGATCTTTAAAGCATCGCTATTCATGGCGGCTGGCATTATCGATCATGAAACCGGCACGCGCGACATGCGAAAGCTTAGTGGTCTCGCTCGAGCGATGCCCTATACGGCCACACTGGCAATGGTAGCCAGTGCGTCGATGGCCGGCGTTCCATTGCTTAATGGCTTTATTTCCAAGGAAATGTTTTTCGCCGAAGCCGTTGAAACACACATGGCTTCGTGGCTCGACACGATCACGCCTTACGTTGCAACAGTGGCGGGCATTTTCACAGTCGCCTATTCGATCCGCTTCATCTATTCGACCTTCTTTGGGCCACCGCCCCACGACTTGCCAAAAGAACCGCATGAGCCGCCGCATTGGATGCGCCGCCCAATCGAATTGCTGGTTCTGCTTTGCCTGTTGATTGGCATCATTCCAGCACTGTCTATCGGCCCGTTTTTACACTCAGCCGTTCTATCCGTGCTTGGCGATGCTACACCGCAATATAGTCTTTCGGTCTGGCATGGCTTCAACCTGCCGTTGATGATGAGCTTTGTTGCGATGATCGGCGGTATCATCGTGTTCTGGGCGTTGAAGAATTATCTTGCGACAAGTGAAGATGGTCCTCCATTGTTTCGCCACTTGCAGGGACAGCGTATTTTCGAACGCGTGCTTGTGACGCTTTCGTGGAACTGGGCCCGTAAGGCTGAAAGCTTCTTCAGTACAAGACGTCTGCAGCCGCAACTGCGTATTGTTGTTGCTGTTGCACTGGTCGCAGCCGCGTGGCCAATTCTCGAAGACGGTATCCATTCCGGAATGCTGGGTACTCAACCTGTCGACCCAATCTTCGCAGGTCTATGGATATTGGGTGGGGCCTGCGCGATTGGCGCGGCCTATCAGGCAAAGTATCATCGCCTGGCCGCACTTATACTCCTCGGCGGCGCTGGGCTGATAACCTGCATCACCTTCGTCTGGCTTTCTGCGCCGGATCTTGCGGTCACGCAGCTGCTCGTAGAAATCGTCACGACAGTTCTTCTTCTGCTTGGGCTTCGCTGGCTGCCAAAGCGTTGGGAAGATCCAGATCCGATCCCCGTCAAGTTTGGTCCGCGTCTACGCCGCTATCGTGACTTTGCGTTGGCGATTGGCAGCGGGGTTGGTGTGTTCATCATTTCCTATGCAATGATGACCCGCCCATCGCCCTTGAGTATCGGTGATTATTTCTTACAGAACGCCTATTCAGGCGGTGGCGGCAAGAACGTGGTCAACGTAACTCTGGTTGATTTCCGCGCCTTTGATACTTTTGGTGAAATTGCCGTTCTCGGTATTGTGGGTCTCACCATCTTTGCATTGCTGCGTCGTTTCCGCCCTGCACCGGACAGCACGGGTTCAACCGCACAACAGAAGATTCAAGATGCATATGATGAGGCGATGGAAGACCGCGAGAAGGGCGAAACGCTCACCGATTATCTTGCAGTGCCGTCAGTAATCATGCAGTGGCTTTTCCCAGTCATTATAGTGCTTGCAGTTCATCTGATCATGCGTGGTCATGATCTGCCGGGTGGCGGGTTTGCTGCGGGTATAACTTTGGCAATCGCGTTTATCCTGCAATATCTTGCGGCTGGTACGCGCTGGGTGGAAGATCACCTACGTATCCTGCCGGTACGCTGGATCGGCATGGGTTTACTTGTTTCTGCCGCGACAGGAGCGGGAGCATGGATATTCGGTTACCCGTTCCTGACATCTTATTTCCAGTATGCCGACATTCCAAATATCGGGAAAATGCCGATTGCGAGTGCACTTCTGTTTGATATCGGCGTATTTGCTCTGGTTGTGGGTGCCACAGTACTGATGTTGATCGCGCTGGCTCACCAATCCATCCGTAAACACCGTGTCGAAAAATTAGCCGCTGCGAAGGAGGAGAACTGA
- a CDS encoding FAD/NAD(P)-binding protein, whose amino-acid sequence MKSIIIIGGGASGVLMAAQLLGQSSDTNVRIFERSGDVGTGIAYSTQNPNHLLNVRASNMSAIPDKPDHFLNWLTTNTETLSASEWQPQSFAPRAFYRLYLQNLLQPYLTNEQQRLFIESSEVSDVAIESGRPLVTSSSGERFPADAVIIATGNEAAIATSGNHVTEYWSSNGYFDIPSNDPVAILGTGLSMVDSVISLLDSGHKAAIHAISRRGLLPARHAPADAMSINAEQLPVADGLPALLRDVRHMIDQRENEGKSWRDVIDGLRPHTKNIWSRLPIRQRQSFLRHLRPWWDVHRHRMAPSIADRIEAARQSGQLTIIAAHLVSVKNQAEHISILYRQRRGLAIEQLNAAKIIDCRGGSSRFSTTRNSALISLMENGLAKPDAIDLGLDVTADLQVLNARGEPSAPIFAIGPVTKGTYWEVTAVPDIRVQAAHLAKVLLEG is encoded by the coding sequence TTGAAGTCAATTATTATTATAGGTGGTGGAGCGAGCGGTGTTTTGATGGCCGCGCAATTGCTTGGACAATCGTCAGATACAAACGTCCGCATATTCGAGCGATCAGGTGATGTTGGGACAGGGATCGCCTATTCAACACAAAACCCCAACCATCTTTTAAATGTTCGCGCCAGTAATATGAGCGCTATTCCGGATAAGCCGGATCACTTTTTAAACTGGCTTACAACCAACACCGAAACGCTCAGTGCAAGCGAATGGCAGCCACAATCATTTGCACCGCGCGCATTTTACAGACTTTATCTCCAAAACTTACTGCAGCCATATCTGACGAATGAACAGCAGCGTCTTTTCATCGAGAGTTCGGAAGTTTCAGATGTCGCGATTGAAAGCGGCCGTCCGCTAGTGACGAGCTCATCAGGTGAGCGTTTTCCTGCCGATGCCGTTATCATCGCGACAGGAAACGAAGCCGCAATTGCAACATCCGGAAATCATGTAACGGAATATTGGTCCAGCAATGGATATTTCGACATTCCGTCGAATGATCCAGTCGCTATTCTTGGCACCGGCTTATCCATGGTCGATAGCGTGATTTCGCTGCTCGATAGTGGGCATAAAGCTGCGATCCATGCGATTTCCCGACGCGGACTGTTACCAGCACGCCACGCACCGGCGGATGCTATGTCGATAAACGCAGAACAACTTCCCGTCGCTGATGGCTTGCCCGCTCTGCTGCGTGATGTTCGGCATATGATTGATCAGCGGGAAAACGAAGGGAAAAGCTGGCGCGACGTTATTGACGGATTGCGACCGCACACGAAAAATATCTGGTCTAGATTGCCGATCAGGCAACGCCAGAGTTTTTTGCGTCACTTGCGACCGTGGTGGGATGTGCATCGCCATCGAATGGCGCCCTCCATAGCAGATCGCATTGAAGCTGCACGACAGTCAGGGCAACTAACAATCATTGCTGCACACCTCGTTTCAGTCAAAAACCAGGCAGAGCACATTTCCATTCTTTACCGACAACGTCGCGGGCTAGCGATAGAACAGCTTAATGCAGCGAAAATCATCGATTGCCGTGGCGGTAGTTCCCGTTTTTCGACCACGCGCAACTCTGCGCTGATCAGCCTGATGGAAAATGGCTTGGCGAAACCGGACGCGATTGATCTCGGCCTTGACGTCACTGCGGATCTGCAAGTTCTCAATGCTCGGGGCGAGCCATCAGCTCCGATCTTTGCCATTGGACCTGTAACCAAGGGTACATATTGGGAAGTGACCGCTGTACCTGATATTCGAGTGCAGGCTGCCCATCTGGCGAAAGTCCTTCTTGAAGGTTAG
- a CDS encoding nitroreductase family protein: MSNSYIESLKKRRTQYALGKTLPLSQDSVAELIREAIKHSPSSFNSQSSRAVVLFGAESDKVWNIAKEVLHKIVPADAFAQTEAKLDSFAAGAGTVLFFEDQNVVKGLQENFALYADNFPVWSEQAGGMAQLSVWSALANAGIGASLQHYNPLIDAEVAKTWNIPASWKLRAQMPFGSNEQPFGEKVFMDDAERFKVFG; encoded by the coding sequence ATGAGCAACAGTTATATAGAATCCCTTAAGAAGCGCCGCACACAGTATGCTCTTGGCAAGACGCTTCCCCTCTCCCAGGACTCAGTCGCCGAACTGATCCGCGAAGCCATCAAGCATTCGCCATCGTCGTTCAACTCCCAGAGCTCGCGCGCAGTTGTGCTGTTTGGAGCCGAAAGCGACAAGGTTTGGAATATCGCCAAGGAAGTGCTTCACAAGATCGTTCCTGCGGACGCATTTGCTCAGACTGAAGCCAAGCTCGACAGCTTCGCAGCTGGTGCGGGTACAGTTCTGTTCTTTGAAGACCAGAACGTCGTTAAGGGCCTTCAGGAAAATTTCGCGCTTTATGCAGACAATTTCCCAGTCTGGTCTGAACAGGCTGGCGGCATGGCTCAGCTTTCGGTTTGGTCCGCTCTTGCCAATGCAGGTATCGGTGCAAGCCTTCAGCACTACAATCCGCTGATTGATGCAGAAGTTGCCAAGACCTGGAACATTCCAGCTTCGTGGAAACTGCGCGCGCAGATGCCTTTCGGTTCGAACGAACAGCCGTTCGGCGAAAAGGTATTCATGGACGACGCCGAACGCTTCAAAGTCTTCGGATAA